DNA from Paratractidigestivibacter faecalis:
TCATGGCCTCGATGACGCTGGCAAAGAGGTCGTCGAGCTCCATGCCGTTGAGCTCGGCGCCCCTGCGGATGACGTCGCGGTCGCAGCCGGCGGCAAAGCGCTTGTCCTTGAACTTCTTCTTGAGCGACTTGAGCTCGAAGTCCATGACGGACTTGGACGGGCGCATGAGCACGGCAGCCTGGATGAGGCCGGACAGCTCGTCGCAGGCAAACAGGACGCACTCCATCTTGCAGCTGGGAGCCGGAAGGTCCGGGTTGTTGTCGGAGTTGTGCGTCTGGATGGCGCGGGCCAGCTCCTTGGTGCCGCCAGCCTCCTCGATGAGCTCGGCCGCCTTCACGGTGTGCTGGACCTCGTCCTGGAACTTCTCCCAGTCAAGGTCGTGGAGAAGGCCGACCTGGCCCCAGAACTCCACGTTTGCCGGGTCGTACTTCTGCGCGTAGTAGCGCATGAGGCCCTCGAGGGTCTGGCCGTGGGCAATGTGGAACGGGTCCTCGTTGTACTTCTTCAGCAGGTCGAAGGCCTGGTCGCGCGTGAGGCCGGTCTCAAGCGCGGGGGCGTCGGCGTGGGCGGCGGCAGCCTCGTTGGAGGCGCCGTGCTCGGCGTCGTCGGCCAGCGCGTCCACGGAGGCGGCGGCGTTGTCGGTGGTCTCGGGCAGCTGAGAAGCAATGTCGGCGCGGGTGATGACCTCGGGCTTCATCTGCGGGAAGAGAAGGACGTCGCGGATGGCCGGGGCATCGCAGAACAGCATGATCATGCGGTCGATGCCGTAGCCGATGCCGCCTGCGGGGGGCATGCCGTACTCGAGGGCGCGCACGTAGTCGTAGTCATAGCCCATGGCCTCGTCGTCGCCGAAGCCCTTGGCCGCGACCTGCTCGGCAAAGCGGCCGGCCTGGTCGACGGGGTCGTTGAGCTCGGAGAAGGCATTGGCGTACTCGTGGCCGCAGATGACCAGCTCAAAGCGGTCGGTCAGGCGCGGGTCGTCGTCCTTGCGCTTGGAGAGGGGGCTGACCTCCTCGGGGTAGTCGCAGACGAAGGTCGGGTTGACCAGCGTGGCCTCGCCCAGCTCGTCGTAGAGCTCGAAGACCAGCTTGCCGGCGCCCCAGTTCTCCTGCCACTCGATGCCGTGCTTCTCGCAGATCTGGCGCAGGCGCTCGATAGGGGTGTCCATGTCCACGTGCTCGCCGCAGGCGCGGGAGGCAACCTCGGAGAGGGGCAGGGACTCCCAGGTGCCGGACATGTCGACGGTCTGGCCCTGGTAGGTGATGACCTCGTGGCCCTCCTCGCAGCCGCAGACCTCGCGGGCGATGGTCTTGAAGAGGCCCTGGGTGAGCTCCTTCATGCCGTCCAGGTCGGAGTAGGCGCAGTAGGCCTCCATGGAGGTGAACTCGGGATTGTGGGTGAGGTCCATGCCCTCGTTGCGGAACTGGCGGCCGATCTCAAAGACGCGCTCGAGGCCGCCCACGATGCAGCGCTTGAGGGGCAGCTCGGTGGCGATGCGCAGATAGAAGTCGCGGTCGAGCGCGTTGAAGTGCGTGACAAACGGCTTGGCGTTGGCACCGCCCAGGATGGCGTGCATCATGGGGGTCTCGACCTCCATGTAGCCGTCGGCCTCCATGTAGCGGCGGATGAGGCTGATGATCTGGCTGCGCTTGCGGAAGGTGTCGCGGACCTCGGGGTTCATGATGAGGTCGACGTAGCGCTGGCGGTAGCGAACCTCGCGGTCGGTCAAGCCGTGGAACTTCTCGGGCAGCGGGCGCAGGGACTTGGAGAGCAGCTCGACGTGCGTGGGGGCAATGGAGAGCTGGCCACGGCGGGTGCGCAGCACGGCACCGGTGGCGCCGATGATGTCGCCCAGGTCAAGCTGGCCCAGGAGCGCCCACTCGTCCTCGGGCAGGTCGTTCACGCGGCAGAAGAGCTGAATCTGCGCGGTGCAATCCTCGAGCACGATAAAGGCGGCCTTGCCCTGCTTGCGGAAGGCGCGGATGCGGCCGGTGAGGGAGTAGACGTCCTCAGTGTCGGTGCCGTCGGGGAGGTCTGCGTAGCGCTCCTCGAGGTCGGCGGCGTGGGCCGTCACCGTGGAGTGGATGGGGTAGGGCTGGACGCCCGCGTCGATAAGTGCCTGGCGGCGGGCGCGGCGCTGCGCCCTCTCGTCGTTGGTGCTGGGGGTTGCGGTCTTCTCGGCCATTTGGTTCCTGCCTTTCAATAGAAACGCCCCGTATCTGCAGCTATGCAGGCACGGGGCGTCAGCACTCGGTTGGGCTTGCGCTTAGCGGGTGATCGCCGTGATGGTGTACTTTTTGGCCTTGCCCGTCGGGGTGACGAACTCGACCTCCTCACCCTCGCCGTGGCCGATGAGGGCCTGACCGGCAGGAGACTCGTTGGAGATCTTGTGCTCCAGGGAGTTGGTCTCGGTGGTGCCCACGATGGTGAACTCCGTGGTCTTGCCCTTGGCGTCAACCAGGGTGACAGTGGTGCCGATGGAGACCTTCAGGTTGGCGTGGCTGCCGGCGGCGACGACGGTGGCGACGGAGAGAATCTGGCGAATCTCGTTGATGCGGGACTCGTTGTGGGACTGCTCCTCCTTGGCGGCGTCGTACTCGGAGTTCTCGGAGAGATCGCCGAAGCCGCGGGCCTCCTTGATGCGCTCGACGATCTCGTCGTGCTTCTCGCCCTCGCGGTACGCGAGCTCCTCCACCAGCTTCTGGCGGCCTTCGGGGGTGAGCTCGATCTTCTTGGAGTTGTCCATGTTCTGCTCTCTACTTGACGCGGTCTTGCGGGGTTGGTGGTGCGGGCGCGACGGCTACTCGCCGAACTTGTGGCCGCACTTGCTGCAGAAGGCAGCACCGGCGGGGTTCTTGGCGCCGCACTCGCCGCAGAACTGGGTGTCCTCGACGTCGGCGTCGGCGTCGTCCTCGTCGGCGACGACCTCGACGGCGTCATCGTCGGAGGCGGGCTTCTTGGCGGACTTCTCGTCCTCGCCCTCCTCCATGCCCTCGCGGACGTTCTTCACGGTCTTGCCGAGGGCGGAGCCGATCTTCGGGAGGTTCTTGGGCCCGAAGATGACCAGGACGACGACAAGGATGATGACGAGCTCGGGAACGCCAAGACCAAGAATCATGTGAATTCCTCCGTTTGTGGTGATGTGCGACGGCCCGCTGGGGCCGCACAGACGTATGGGCTAGTATAGCCGAGGTTCGGGCATACTCACAATCTCTAAAACGCGAGATTGCAACCTAATAATTTACCTCAATGAGAAGGGACGTGGCCCCGTGGGACCCCTCTTTGTGTGGAGCACCGTCATTGGACTCGTTCTTGTCGCCATAGTGGCGGCGCTGCCGTGGCTGCTCAAGAAGCGCGGCGTGACCATGTGCCAAACAAAGTTTGGCACCACGCTCATCTTTGAGTCGGAGAACGCCGACGGAACGCCGGTGCGCCTCATCAACGTAAACGGGACCTTCCAGTCCGTGTGCTACCTGCCCGATGAACTGCACTTTGAGCTGGCGTGCCTCTACCACAGGGAGATGGCCGACGTCATCGACCAGATGGCAAGAAGCGCCCAGGGCCAGGGGCGACAGCTCCGCGTGCTGGTCATGGGCGGCGGCGGCTATTCTCTGCCCAAGTACCTGGCCGCCTACGTGCCCAACGCACACGTGGAGGTCATCGAGGTCGACCCGGCCATGACCAAGATTGCCCGCGAGCAGTTCTTCCTGGACGAGTGCCTAGAAGTCACGGGCGCCGAAGGGGACGGGCGCCTCGTGCTGGTAAACGACGACGCCTGGGGCTACCTGCAGCGCCAAGACGAGCCCTACGACGTCATCGTCAACGACGCGTTCTCGGGCAAGAGGCCGCTGGGTCCCATGAAGACCGACGAGGGCGCCCGCGTGGTGCGCGCGCACCTGGCCGACGGCGGTGCCTACCTGGCAAACGTCCGCAGCGCCTGCGAGGGGCGCCGCGCCGCCACGCTGCGCGAGGTGCGGGAGGCCTTCGGCCGCGAGTTCGCTAGCTGCCGCGTGGTTCCGGAGTGGGAGGACGAGCCGGAGAAGCCCGGAAACAATGTGTTTATAGCCAGGTAGGCGGCCTCGGAGCCAACTAACGACCAGGCCGTGGCCTCAACTCGGCGGTTCCAATTTAGTCACCCATTTTCAACGGTTTTGCCAGATAGAACAAAGCCAAGGACTTCTCCATCCATATTTGCTTCCAGGGTCCATCCCATGTCCTCGGCCAGCTTTTTTGCCGTCGAGAGGCCAAGTCCCAAGCCGCCATTGAGCCGTTTTGTACCCTCTCCTCGAAAACGTTCAAATAGACCAGACTCATCGGGTCTGGCGTCGCCCTTGATTAGGTTCGCTATTTCGAGAGTCCACGTGCTACCGTTTGACTTTTGAATTAGCCTTAGGGACCCATTTCCATGCCTAAGTGCATTGGAGACAAGATTGTCGATGATGCGCTTTAGCGCGCCCTCATCCGCCTCTACAAGGATTGCCTCATCCGCAAAGCCGATGACGGGCTCCCAGGCTCTTCTCGCGAGGTCTTCTTCGTAACCCCCCAACACCTCAAGGGTCACCGGCAGCAGCGCGACTGTTTTGAACTCATACTTCCGTTCCGGATCGCTCGCACGGACATAGAGGGCAAGCTGGTCAATCAGGTTTTCGACATCCCCGATTCTTCTTTCGGCGGCCCTCAGACGCGCCTGAGCCACTTCGGGTTTGCATTCCCCCATAGCCAGTTGAAGGTAGCCCTTAGCGCCCGTCAGGGGCGTACGCACGTCATGCGCCAGAGAAGATAAACCGCGCGAATATTCTATTGCCTCATTGCGAGCACCCGCAGCGGCAACCCGCGCTTTGTTCATATAGACGGACGCTTCGCGACAAAGCGCCTTCCACCCTTCTGTGGGAATCGACACCTTCAGGTCCTCTGATTCAAGCCCCTGGTTTTGGCGCATTGCATCAGCAACGCCATTGAGCTGCCGCTCGTAGATGAGGCATGCCAAGAAGAAGCCCAAGAAAAAGGATGCACCCACAATCGAATAGAACACTGCCGACGCCCTCTCCACGACTCGCGTATTTACTGATCAAGCAGCGAGACAGGCGTACGCCTCTGGTGCCTGAGCTCAATGACGACCGCCCCCAGCTCATGAAGCAGACGACCCAGCTCCGTCTCCCCGCACCCGGTGACCCTTATGAAGTGAAGCCCCTCGTCAGCGTCGAGCTCGATTGAGAGCGCCGAGGCCGGTAGCCTTTCGGAGAGAGCGGCGAAATCTTTAGCGAGGTTTGTCGTCCTGACCATGTGTGACTCGCCTCCCGCCTCTGAAAGCTGGCTCCCCTTCACAATGCCCCTTAAAGAGGGGCCGTCAAACGCCGCATAGGAATCAGCTCGGCATCTCAGCGAATCGGGGGATTTTGTCCCGCACACAAGAGTCAGCCCCATCTCTCTCGACACATCCCTGACCACTGACATGAACTCGCCTGCGTCGGCCGAGACGAGACCACGGCATGGTTCGTCAATCAACAGGATGCGCGGCTTATCCACGAGGGCAAGCGCAAGGTGGCCCAGACGACGCTCCAGAATGCCACATTCAGACACTCGCTTATCCCGGAAGTCGACCCCGGCAACATCCATTGCCTCAGCCGAGGCACTAACTGGATGTGGCACTCGGCGCCTCAGGGCGTAAGCCTGGACATTAGCGCGAAGGGTCGCATGCTCGAAGGCAAACGAGTCGCTTCGCATAAACGCCGGCTTGTTGCACACCCTATGCGCCGGCCGACCAAATAGTAGCGCCGCGCCTAAATCAGGCCGAGCCGTGCCAGATACAAGTGAGAGCACCGCTGAAACGGAACGGCCAGATCCGGTTATCACCCAAAACGCCCCCATGGGAATACTCAGGGACACGGAGTTCAGAACGGTCTCCCCACTATCGACTTTCGTAACGCCAGCGAGTTGGATGGCATTCACTGAGCCCGTCCCTTCTCAGCCGGTCGTACACGAAAGCCGACTCCCCAAACTGTATTTAGATAGGCATCCGTCCCCGTCGGTTTTAATTTTGATCGTATATTTGACACGTGAACATTGATCGTATTGGCATCGTCGCCGTAGGGTTGCCCCCATACCGCCTCAAATAGCTCAGGGCGCGTAAACACGCGGTTGGGCCTCTCCGCCATCAGGGCTATCAGGTCAAACTCCATTTTCGTTAACGGTATGAACTCTCCATCCACGTAAAAGCTCCGCGTTGATTTGTTGAGCGACCAACGACCTAAGGTGAGTTCATCGCAGACGAGGGGAGCCACCCCCGCATGACGCAATTGAACGGCAACGCGAGCGGCCAGTTCATCCAAGTCGAAAGGCTTTGCCAAATAGTCGTCAGCCCCAAGAGTTAAGAGCTCGACCTTGTCTCCAGGAGTGTCGCGAGCCGACATAATTAAAGTTGGCAAGCTGCGTCCGCTTGCGCGAATATAGCGAATCAGTGTCTCCCCGGGACAATCGGGAAGCATAAGATCACAAATCAGAACGTCGGGCCATTGCTTTGAGAGCCAACCAAGCGCCGAGACCCCATCGTGCATCACGACACACTTCAAACCATCCTTGTCCAATCGTTGGGCAACGACTTCAGCGATGTCTCGGTCATCCTCGACGATTAGGGCGAGCTTTTCCATCACAACCCCCGCTTCCCTCCGACGCAATCATACGCAAGAAGGGTTGCGCCAGAATAGAAGTTAGACTCTTATAACTTTCTTAATTCGCAGTTTAGCGCTGCCCAACTTATTTCGCTCACGCTTATCTACGTAGGCAGTACCCAGCAACGGAAAGGATTGACATGAGCGAGAACGTCAGCAGAAGAGGCTTTGTAAAGATGGCCTTCCTCACGGCAACGGGAGCGGCAGCATTCGCCGTTGCTCCCGGGCGAATCGCTCTTGCAGAAGAACCGCAAGAGCTTACCGCCGCAGATGAAGATTCACTCATCATCGAAGACGAAACTGGGACCTTCATCATTACCGTTGAAGAGAGCGGCGAGGTTCGCACCGTAACTGTCACCAACGCCGAAACCGGCCATTCCGATCAAATCATTTACGACATCAATCAGTCGACCGTATATTCGACTTACACTCAAGAGACGACAGCTCTAACCGGAGAGCTGGCCCTGCAGGACGAGAAACGAGTCGGCGGAGCAGCCCGAAGCCGCACGGCCTATTCGACAAGGCAAATTTCGTACGCTCAAATCAAGAGCGCGGCAGGAACAATCTCCTCTGCAGCGACACTCGCCGCTGCCATTCTCGCGTTTGTCCCCGGAGCTACCATGGCCGCAAGCGTCAGCAGTCTCGTAAGTGCGGTCGCGGGCGCGGTCAACAACGTAACCAGCCCCTCGACAAGCCACGGCGTTAAGGTGAGGATTGCAACGACCAAGTACTACCGTCGCGGCAACCACATCCCCTATCGAACTGTGAAGCAGGTAACCGGAGCGTCGCTGTATTAGAACATGTACCCGAAGGCGTGACCAGATATGACTCGCGAGAAGCTGAAGGCTCACATCAAACTCTGCGCCAAAGACCCACTTTGGTGGCTTCTCTTGCTTTGCATTGCCCTCTCGCTTTTCTTCAATATCCGCGAGAGGCTCGGGCTGGGCACGCCCAGCAAATGGGGAGGCTGGCTTTGCATCGCAACCGGGGCAACCGTTCTTGGTTCATGCGTTAGAAAGATATTCGTCGGCTCTTCTCGAGAAAGCACCGTCGAGAGTCGCGCAGCTTTGGGCGCCCTCGCCATCCTGACTTGCCTCTTTGGAATTGACGTCCTGCTTATGTAGTCACCGTGCCGCCCGTGCCATCAGACGTGGGCGGCACTTCTTTGTTACGCACTTCTCGACTTTCCGAGCGCTTGACTTGGAGCTGCTCCAGGGTGCGACAATCTCGTTGCTGTCGCGCGGCTGAGGGGCCGGCGGAGCGGACACCACCAACGAGAGGAGAGCGCATGGAGCCGTCGAAGGTCTACTTCTGCGACCTGCACACGCACATGGGCGATGGCCTGCCCAACAAGCTCAAGAGGCTCATCAAGGCAGCCGGCATCGGCCAGATTGACTTTGAGAACAAGTTCGTCGCCATCAAGATGCACCTGGGAGAGCCGGGCAACCTCAGCTACCTGCGGCCCAACTATGCTCGCGCCGTCGTGGACGTGGTGCGCGAGCTGGGCGGCAAGCCGTTCATCACCGACTGCAACACGCTCTACGTGGGTGGCCGCAAGAACGCCCTGGACCACCTGGACAGTGCCTACGCCAACGGCTTCAACCCCTTCCAGACCGGATGCCACACCATCATCGCCGACGGCCTCAGGGGCCTGGACGAGGTCGAGGTGCCCGTCGAGGGCGGCGAGTACGTCAAGAACGCCAAGATCGGCCGCGCCCTCATGGATGCCGACGTGGTCATCAGCCTCACCCACTTCAAGGGCCACGAGCAGGCCGGCTTTGGCGGCACCATGAAGAACCTGGGCATGGGCGGCGGCTCGCGCGCGGGCAAGATGGAGCAGCATGCCGCCGGCAAGCCCAGCGTCTCGCAGAAGAGGTGCATCGGGTGCCGCCAGTGCGAGAAGATCTGCGCCCACAGCGCCTTCTCGTTTGACCAGACCCACGAGCATGAGTTTGCCAACGGCAAGGTTCGCGAGGTCCACGTGGCCAGCATCGACCACAGCAAGTGCGTGGGCTGCGGCCGCTGCATCGC
Protein-coding regions in this window:
- the lysS gene encoding lysine--tRNA ligase; its protein translation is MAEKTATPSTNDERAQRRARRQALIDAGVQPYPIHSTVTAHAADLEERYADLPDGTDTEDVYSLTGRIRAFRKQGKAAFIVLEDCTAQIQLFCRVNDLPEDEWALLGQLDLGDIIGATGAVLRTRRGQLSIAPTHVELLSKSLRPLPEKFHGLTDREVRYRQRYVDLIMNPEVRDTFRKRSQIISLIRRYMEADGYMEVETPMMHAILGGANAKPFVTHFNALDRDFYLRIATELPLKRCIVGGLERVFEIGRQFRNEGMDLTHNPEFTSMEAYCAYSDLDGMKELTQGLFKTIAREVCGCEEGHEVITYQGQTVDMSGTWESLPLSEVASRACGEHVDMDTPIERLRQICEKHGIEWQENWGAGKLVFELYDELGEATLVNPTFVCDYPEEVSPLSKRKDDDPRLTDRFELVICGHEYANAFSELNDPVDQAGRFAEQVAAKGFGDDEAMGYDYDYVRALEYGMPPAGGIGYGIDRMIMLFCDAPAIRDVLLFPQMKPEVITRADIASQLPETTDNAAASVDALADDAEHGASNEAAAAHADAPALETGLTRDQAFDLLKKYNEDPFHIAHGQTLEGLMRYYAQKYDPANVEFWGQVGLLHDLDWEKFQDEVQHTVKAAELIEEAGGTKELARAIQTHNSDNNPDLPAPSCKMECVLFACDELSGLIQAAVLMRPSKSVMDFELKSLKKKFKDKRFAAGCDRDVIRRGAELNGMELDDLFASVIEAMKAIQPTCEGVE
- the greA gene encoding transcription elongation factor GreA, which codes for MDNSKKIELTPEGRQKLVEELAYREGEKHDEIVERIKEARGFGDLSENSEYDAAKEEQSHNESRINEIRQILSVATVVAAGSHANLKVSIGTTVTLVDAKGKTTEFTIVGTTETNSLEHKISNESPAGQALIGHGEGEEVEFVTPTGKAKKYTITAITR
- the tatA gene encoding twin-arginine translocase TatA/TatE family subunit; the protein is MILGLGVPELVIILVVVLVIFGPKNLPKIGSALGKTVKNVREGMEEGEDEKSAKKPASDDDAVEVVADEDDADADVEDTQFCGECGAKNPAGAAFCSKCGHKFGE
- a CDS encoding spermidine synthase produces the protein MGPLFVWSTVIGLVLVAIVAALPWLLKKRGVTMCQTKFGTTLIFESENADGTPVRLINVNGTFQSVCYLPDELHFELACLYHREMADVIDQMARSAQGQGRQLRVLVMGGGGYSLPKYLAAYVPNAHVEVIEVDPAMTKIAREQFFLDECLEVTGAEGDGRLVLVNDDAWGYLQRQDEPYDVIVNDAFSGKRPLGPMKTDEGARVVRAHLADGGAYLANVRSACEGRRAATLREVREAFGREFASCRVVPEWEDEPEKPGNNVFIAR
- a CDS encoding sensor histidine kinase produces the protein MFYSIVGASFFLGFFLACLIYERQLNGVADAMRQNQGLESEDLKVSIPTEGWKALCREASVYMNKARVAAAGARNEAIEYSRGLSSLAHDVRTPLTGAKGYLQLAMGECKPEVAQARLRAAERRIGDVENLIDQLALYVRASDPERKYEFKTVALLPVTLEVLGGYEEDLARRAWEPVIGFADEAILVEADEGALKRIIDNLVSNALRHGNGSLRLIQKSNGSTWTLEIANLIKGDARPDESGLFERFRGEGTKRLNGGLGLGLSTAKKLAEDMGWTLEANMDGEVLGFVLSGKTVENG
- a CDS encoding response regulator transcription factor; this translates as MEKLALIVEDDRDIAEVVAQRLDKDGLKCVVMHDGVSALGWLSKQWPDVLICDLMLPDCPGETLIRYIRASGRSLPTLIMSARDTPGDKVELLTLGADDYLAKPFDLDELAARVAVQLRHAGVAPLVCDELTLGRWSLNKSTRSFYVDGEFIPLTKMEFDLIALMAERPNRVFTRPELFEAVWGQPYGDDANTINVHVSNIRSKLKPTGTDAYLNTVWGVGFRVRPAEKGRAQ
- a CDS encoding DUF362 domain-containing protein → MEPSKVYFCDLHTHMGDGLPNKLKRLIKAAGIGQIDFENKFVAIKMHLGEPGNLSYLRPNYARAVVDVVRELGGKPFITDCNTLYVGGRKNALDHLDSAYANGFNPFQTGCHTIIADGLRGLDEVEVPVEGGEYVKNAKIGRALMDADVVISLTHFKGHEQAGFGGTMKNLGMGGGSRAGKMEQHAAGKPSVSQKRCIGCRQCEKICAHSAFSFDQTHEHEFANGKVREVHVASIDHSKCVGCGRCIAVCNQDAIRPDYNQAAEVLNYKIAEYTKAIVDGRPCFHISLAIDVSPNCDCHDENDKPIVGDIGFFASFDPVALDQACIDAVQAAAALPDTEYTHMHDKLEEAGELDEAHASDKFHITHPDTDWKSCIDHAEMIGIGTHEYELIRVK